The following proteins come from a genomic window of Halomarina ordinaria:
- a CDS encoding DUF7527 domain-containing protein, whose product MHQRTVDQIREWESRPVSGADLPDLAAASFTGAVEAGGTWLFLLNGRAVGVYGGTVEDVAASEGTAYAAPDPAFPLLFTMLERDGDRRGRYYTADTPLDEVDETLREGGFTGYVELSENVLSGDYYRLYYGGDAMSVAFVGQSERPLVGEEAFERASEEVGVYTVVAASVPVLDLPEASDAGTDVGADAGRDGGDAEPLTAAVPDRPEREERADSRSRGRTLPGAERADDPPAGPTAVGSDAPEGTDRPDALDADDRTTATARGSDEGTGEDPTPTEVPDDLASAVRRHGEGRAPGDTGPGSRERPAVDGGEDRVSGEVPDDPEALRSALDERETERQRLAGRVDDLLDARADLREENEALREEVATLREEVDRLEAEIDRLEARLAEVTADADAAASTVDRTPEEALAGTNLFVRYHSRGAMTLDDVRDGYDDQDGLRANLDLEHHTRFDAETTRVEGRPFAEFLEGTLAYEFVQWVVLDLPFELIDTGHVDALEGLYDAIPDIDRAELDGTVDLEEASPTFDVVCRDRLGNPLLVVDFHDARDPAGEVAVDDLLAGAERVAEAYDTLVGAFVVASSFFDPRALELASEATASGGLFGGGRRASFVRLSRKRGFHLCLVEARERRFHLTVPEL is encoded by the coding sequence ATGCACCAACGGACCGTCGACCAGATACGCGAGTGGGAGTCCCGCCCGGTGTCGGGTGCCGACCTCCCCGACCTCGCCGCGGCGTCGTTCACGGGCGCCGTCGAGGCCGGCGGCACGTGGCTGTTCCTGCTCAACGGCCGGGCGGTCGGCGTCTACGGCGGCACCGTCGAGGACGTCGCCGCGAGCGAGGGGACGGCCTACGCCGCGCCCGACCCCGCCTTCCCGCTCCTGTTCACGATGCTCGAACGCGACGGTGACCGCCGCGGACGCTACTACACCGCCGACACGCCCCTCGACGAGGTGGACGAGACCCTCCGCGAGGGGGGGTTCACCGGCTACGTCGAACTCTCGGAGAACGTCCTCAGCGGCGATTACTACCGGCTCTACTACGGCGGCGACGCCATGAGCGTCGCCTTCGTCGGCCAGAGCGAGCGGCCGCTCGTCGGCGAGGAGGCGTTCGAGCGCGCCTCCGAGGAGGTCGGCGTCTACACCGTCGTCGCCGCGTCGGTCCCCGTTCTCGACCTCCCCGAGGCGTCCGACGCGGGGACGGACGTCGGGGCCGACGCCGGCAGGGACGGGGGCGACGCGGAACCCCTCACCGCCGCCGTCCCGGACCGACCCGAGCGCGAGGAGCGCGCCGACTCGCGTTCGCGCGGCCGGACGCTCCCCGGCGCGGAGCGGGCGGACGACCCCCCCGCGGGACCGACCGCCGTCGGGTCCGACGCCCCGGAGGGGACGGACCGTCCCGACGCTCTCGACGCGGACGACCGCACCACCGCGACGGCCCGCGGGTCCGACGAGGGCACCGGGGAGGACCCGACCCCCACCGAGGTGCCGGACGACCTCGCGTCGGCGGTCCGACGACACGGCGAGGGACGCGCCCCGGGAGACACCGGACCGGGGTCCCGCGAGCGCCCCGCCGTCGACGGCGGCGAGGACCGCGTGTCGGGCGAGGTCCCCGACGACCCGGAGGCGCTCCGGTCGGCGCTGGACGAGCGGGAGACCGAGCGCCAGCGACTCGCCGGGCGCGTCGACGACCTGCTCGACGCGCGGGCCGACCTGCGCGAGGAGAACGAGGCGTTGCGCGAGGAGGTGGCGACGCTCCGCGAGGAGGTCGACCGCCTCGAAGCCGAAATCGACCGACTCGAGGCGCGTCTCGCCGAGGTGACGGCCGACGCCGACGCGGCCGCGTCGACCGTCGACCGCACGCCCGAGGAGGCGCTGGCCGGGACGAACCTCTTCGTGCGCTATCACTCCCGGGGGGCGATGACGCTCGACGACGTCCGGGACGGCTACGACGACCAGGACGGCCTCCGGGCGAACCTCGACCTGGAACACCACACGCGCTTCGACGCCGAGACGACGCGCGTCGAGGGGCGGCCCTTCGCGGAGTTCCTCGAGGGGACGCTCGCCTACGAGTTCGTCCAGTGGGTCGTCCTCGACCTGCCGTTCGAACTCATCGACACGGGCCACGTCGACGCGCTGGAGGGGCTCTACGACGCGATTCCCGACATCGACCGCGCGGAACTCGACGGGACCGTCGACCTGGAGGAGGCCTCCCCGACGTTCGACGTGGTCTGTCGCGACCGCCTCGGCAACCCGCTGCTCGTCGTCGACTTCCACGACGCGCGCGACCCGGCCGGCGAGGTGGCGGTGGACGACCTGCTCGCGGGTGCCGAGCGCGTCGCGGAGGCCTACGACACGCTCGTCGGGGCGTTCGTCGTCGCGTCGAGTTTCTTCGACCCGCGGGCGCTCGAACTCGCGAGCGAGGCGACCGCGAGCGGCGGGCTGTTCGGCGGTGGAAGGCGGGCGAGTTTCGTTCGCCTCTCGAGAAAACGCGGGTTCCACCTCTGCCTCGTGGAGGCGCGAGAGCGGCGCTTCCACCTGACGGTTCCAGAACTGTGA
- a CDS encoding DUF7523 family protein: MSLAEETRAAVRARPFLYDALRAGVVNYAAAARTLDVGEDDAVTAALRRYADELTAPTPFDGSASVSMRSGLGPADGESEALFHLAGTAYGPGGSSTGVLATGDVDARLLEEVLGRLRTADVACQVAAAADDALLVLVSRRDGPTAVRVVEAAVGRSV, translated from the coding sequence ATGTCGCTGGCCGAAGAGACCCGCGCCGCCGTCCGCGCCCGCCCCTTCCTCTACGACGCCCTCCGCGCGGGGGTCGTGAACTACGCCGCCGCCGCCCGGACGCTCGACGTCGGCGAGGACGACGCCGTCACCGCCGCGCTCCGTCGCTACGCCGACGAACTGACAGCCCCCACTCCGTTCGACGGGTCGGCGAGCGTCTCGATGCGGAGCGGACTCGGCCCCGCCGATGGGGAGAGCGAGGCGCTCTTTCACCTCGCTGGGACGGCCTACGGACCGGGCGGTTCCTCGACCGGCGTCCTCGCGACGGGCGACGTGGACGCGCGACTTCTGGAGGAGGTCCTCGGGCGCCTGCGCACGGCGGACGTCGCGTGCCAGGTAGCGGCCGCCGCGGACGACGCGCTCCTGGTGCTCGTCTCGCGGCGCGACGGCCCGACCGCGGTTCGCGTCGTCGAGGCCGCCGTCGGACGCTCCGTCTAG
- a CDS encoding adenylosuccinate synthase, translating to MTVTIVGSQLGDEGKGGVVDLYGEDADVVARYQGGDNAGHTVVHDGEEYKLSLVPSGAVRGKVGVLGNGCVVNPETLFAELDTLHERGLDPDVRVAERAHVIMPYHRVLDGVEEEAKEDLAAGTTGRGIGPTYEDKAGRRGIRVGDLLDPEVLRERLAYVVPQKRALAEEVYGLDAGEAFDVDALFETYRAYGERLSGMAVNCGEFLAERMGDGERVMFEGAQGTAIDIDHGIYPYVTSSNPTAGAAAVGTGVGPTVIGRGEVVGVVKAYLSRVGTGPLPTELGAVEGQTPEGGGDTSGEAEELATYIRDEGGEYGTVTGRPRRVGWLDVPMLRHAARANGFTGLAVNHVDVLAGLDTVRVGHAYDLDGEELLTMPPTTEQWGRCEAVYREFDGWPEVDWAAVASEGYDALPENARTYLEYVSDELDADLYAVGVGPGREQTVVLETPF from the coding sequence ATGACTGTCACTATCGTCGGGTCGCAACTCGGCGACGAAGGGAAGGGAGGTGTCGTCGACCTCTACGGCGAGGACGCCGACGTCGTCGCCCGGTACCAGGGCGGGGACAACGCCGGTCACACGGTCGTCCACGACGGCGAGGAGTACAAGCTCTCGCTCGTCCCCAGCGGCGCGGTCAGGGGGAAGGTGGGCGTCCTCGGCAACGGCTGCGTCGTCAACCCGGAGACGCTGTTCGCGGAACTGGACACGCTCCACGAGCGCGGCCTCGACCCCGACGTGCGCGTCGCCGAGCGCGCGCACGTCATCATGCCGTACCACCGCGTCCTCGACGGCGTCGAGGAGGAGGCGAAGGAGGACCTCGCGGCGGGCACGACCGGTCGCGGCATCGGCCCCACCTACGAGGACAAGGCGGGTCGCCGGGGCATCCGCGTCGGCGACCTGCTCGACCCCGAGGTGCTGCGCGAGCGCCTGGCGTACGTCGTCCCGCAGAAGCGCGCGCTCGCCGAGGAGGTCTACGGACTGGACGCCGGCGAGGCGTTCGACGTCGACGCCCTCTTCGAGACCTACCGGGCGTACGGCGAGCGGCTGTCGGGGATGGCCGTCAACTGCGGGGAGTTCCTCGCCGAGCGCATGGGCGACGGCGAGCGGGTGATGTTCGAGGGGGCGCAGGGCACCGCCATCGACATCGACCACGGCATCTACCCGTACGTCACCTCGTCGAACCCGACCGCCGGCGCGGCCGCCGTCGGTACCGGCGTCGGGCCGACCGTCATCGGGCGGGGCGAGGTCGTCGGCGTCGTGAAGGCCTACCTCTCGCGCGTCGGCACCGGGCCCCTCCCGACCGAACTCGGGGCCGTCGAGGGCCAGACCCCCGAGGGGGGCGGCGACACGAGCGGGGAGGCCGAGGAACTGGCGACCTACATCCGCGACGAGGGCGGCGAGTACGGCACCGTCACCGGCCGCCCGCGGCGCGTCGGCTGGCTGGACGTGCCGATGCTCCGCCACGCCGCCCGCGCCAACGGTTTCACCGGACTCGCCGTGAACCACGTCGACGTGCTCGCGGGCCTCGACACCGTGCGGGTGGGCCACGCCTACGACCTCGACGGCGAGGAACTGCTGACGATGCCACCGACGACCGAGCAGTGGGGGCGGTGTGAGGCGGTCTACCGCGAGTTCGACGGCTGGCCCGAGGTCGACTGGGCGGCCGTCGCGAGCGAGGGCTACGACGCCCTCCCCGAGAACGCGAGGACCTACCTCGAGTACGTGAGCGACGAACTCGACGCCGACCTCTACGCCGTCGGCGTCGGTCCTGGGCGCGAACAGACGGTCGTCCTCGAGACGCCGTTCTGA
- a CDS encoding tripartite tricarboxylate transporter permease — protein sequence MVPDAGHLLVAPRAAGLTLAFVLGGVALGTASGLLPGLHANNMALVLAVLAPTLPGPPVLVGCAMLAAGVVHTFLDVVPALALGVPDPAMAASALPGHRLVLEGRGGEALRLSAFGSAAAVVVAVPLAVPMTWLMTALYPTIRAHLSLVLGGAALLLVLTERSHRRRVGGALAAATSAALGWVALDYPVAGPFGAGDVLLPLFAGLFGAPVLIDAVGGAGVPPQADPTVTLSRRAVGGLGTVGTVAGAVVGYVPGVSSAIAATLALLAVPGRYGGRGFIVATSGVNTANTVFALFALVALGQPRTGVLVAMDRAGVPLDLPRLLVAVVVAAAAGFALVVTLGDRYLELVGRVDSTRLSVSVLAMLVALSFAFAGGAGVVLFAVSALVGLLPVRLGARRAHLMGVLMGPLALG from the coding sequence ATGGTCCCCGACGCCGGTCACCTGCTCGTCGCGCCGCGAGCGGCGGGACTGACGCTCGCGTTCGTCCTCGGCGGCGTCGCCCTCGGGACGGCGAGCGGCCTCCTCCCCGGCCTCCACGCGAACAACATGGCGCTCGTGCTCGCGGTGCTCGCGCCGACGCTCCCCGGCCCGCCCGTCCTCGTCGGCTGCGCGATGCTCGCGGCCGGCGTCGTCCACACCTTCCTCGACGTGGTGCCCGCGCTGGCGCTCGGCGTCCCCGACCCCGCGATGGCCGCGAGCGCGCTCCCCGGTCACCGGCTCGTCCTCGAGGGGCGCGGCGGCGAGGCGCTCCGCCTCTCGGCGTTCGGGAGCGCCGCCGCCGTCGTCGTGGCCGTCCCGCTCGCCGTCCCGATGACGTGGCTCATGACGGCGCTCTACCCGACGATTCGCGCGCACCTCTCGCTGGTCCTCGGCGGGGCGGCGCTCCTGCTCGTGCTCACGGAACGGAGCCATCGACGGCGGGTCGGCGGGGCGCTCGCCGCCGCGACGAGCGCCGCCCTCGGCTGGGTCGCCCTCGACTACCCCGTCGCGGGACCGTTCGGCGCGGGCGACGTCCTCCTGCCGCTGTTCGCGGGGCTGTTCGGCGCGCCCGTCCTCATCGACGCCGTCGGCGGGGCGGGCGTCCCACCCCAGGCCGACCCGACGGTGACGCTCTCGCGGCGCGCCGTCGGGGGACTGGGAACCGTCGGCACCGTCGCCGGCGCGGTTGTCGGCTACGTGCCGGGCGTGTCGAGCGCCATCGCGGCCACGCTCGCGCTCCTCGCGGTCCCCGGTCGCTACGGCGGCCGGGGGTTCATCGTCGCCACCAGCGGCGTGAACACGGCCAATACCGTATTCGCACTGTTCGCGCTCGTGGCGCTCGGGCAGCCCCGGACGGGCGTGCTCGTGGCGATGGACCGGGCGGGCGTCCCGCTCGACCTGCCGCGACTGCTCGTCGCCGTCGTCGTCGCGGCGGCGGCGGGGTTCGCGCTGGTCGTCACCCTCGGCGACCGGTACCTGGAACTCGTCGGGCGCGTCGACAGCACCCGCCTCTCGGTGTCGGTCCTCGCGATGCTGGTCGCCCTCTCGTTCGCGTTCGCGGGCGGCGCGGGCGTCGTCCTGTTCGCGGTGAGCGCGCTCGTCGGTCTGCTTCCGGTCCGTCTCGGCGCACGACGCGCCCACCTGATGGGCGTGCTGATGGGGCCGCTCGCGCTCGGGTGA
- the rpl12p gene encoding 50S ribosomal protein P1, producing MEYIYAALILNETDEEINEDNLTEVLEAAGADVEESRVKALVAALEDVDIEEAVEQAAAVPAAGGAAAGGAADAESEEVEEEAEAEEAEADADDGDDDEDDEASGEGLGALFG from the coding sequence ATGGAGTACATCTACGCAGCACTCATCCTGAACGAAACGGACGAAGAGATCAACGAAGACAACCTCACCGAGGTCCTCGAAGCCGCCGGCGCGGACGTCGAGGAGTCCCGCGTGAAGGCGCTCGTCGCCGCGCTCGAGGACGTCGACATCGAGGAGGCCGTCGAGCAGGCGGCCGCCGTGCCCGCCGCGGGCGGTGCCGCCGCGGGCGGCGCGGCCGACGCCGAGAGCGAGGAAGTCGAGGAAGAAGCCGAGGCCGAGGAGGCCGAGGCGGACGCCGACGACGGCGACGACGACGAGGACGACGAGGCCAGCGGCGAGGGCCTCGGCGCCCTCTTCGGCTGA
- a CDS encoding methytransferase partner Trm112, with protein MKESLMDILCCPLDKQDLELEVVRRDDEEVLDGRLVCTQCGEEYPIEEGIPNLLPPDMRGEAPA; from the coding sequence ATGAAGGAATCACTGATGGACATCCTCTGCTGTCCGCTGGACAAGCAGGACCTCGAACTGGAGGTCGTCCGGCGCGACGACGAGGAGGTCCTCGACGGTCGGCTGGTCTGTACGCAGTGCGGCGAGGAGTACCCCATCGAGGAGGGTATCCCGAACCTCCTCCCGCCGGATATGCGCGGCGAGGCGCCAGCCTGA
- a CDS encoding DUF7524 family protein translates to MSETLVVDLNEEGMHSVRVPEAFTAAGSFEVLLRNHGSATRVHLSLDDALAGVATVDASHHYVTEGDTERATVEVAPDAATRGRLTVAVAYGATTADVSVEVEPTVSEKPPVEVDESLSEPADGNERPTESLAAVTRGASGGDTTTVPAVALGGVAVALAAATVTTDGAVAVVLAVLAVVAALAGAGYVVYARP, encoded by the coding sequence GTGAGCGAGACACTCGTCGTCGACCTGAACGAGGAGGGCATGCACTCGGTGCGCGTTCCGGAGGCGTTCACCGCCGCCGGGAGCTTCGAGGTGCTCCTGCGGAACCACGGGTCGGCGACGCGCGTCCACCTCAGCCTCGACGACGCCCTCGCCGGCGTCGCCACCGTCGACGCGAGTCACCACTACGTCACCGAGGGCGACACCGAACGCGCGACGGTCGAGGTGGCGCCCGACGCGGCGACCCGCGGTCGACTCACCGTCGCCGTCGCCTACGGCGCGACCACCGCCGACGTCAGCGTCGAGGTGGAACCGACCGTGAGCGAGAAACCCCCCGTCGAGGTCGACGAGTCGCTGTCGGAACCGGCCGACGGGAACGAGCGCCCCACCGAGTCGCTCGCCGCCGTCACGCGCGGCGCGTCGGGCGGGGACACGACCACCGTCCCCGCCGTCGCCCTCGGCGGCGTCGCGGTCGCCCTCGCGGCGGCGACGGTGACCACCGACGGTGCGGTCGCGGTCGTCCTCGCCGTTCTGGCCGTCGTCGCCGCCCTCGCGGGGGCCGGCTACGTCGTCTACGCTCGTCCCTGA
- a CDS encoding DR2241 family protein, with amino-acid sequence MDASLFGRFRTATDYVRDWSTWRDLPETRRAFLRWVEGADDLDIEERYAALRGDGIRRRWGQLLLTVSLERGHRSYDLRHEDDADRSTDELTTHDDPLDARHLATEDDDGRYRPLKTAPTLRTGWVFPDLSGEEVVEAIDYFYPATVANWHREREGALDVTHWRETAERQTGIYDVVDELSGEQVEWLAQSCCVDSQCLKRRMWDEEEGAELDVPRGEGAFPCREPCSLVVAAARKWTTLEREEAREYTFTLTPSEKEQVEDLVDAVADGRVGEIREADVYEGANRYRARYLRAKRFDDEGNLSGVPTDDEEAD; translated from the coding sequence ATGGACGCTTCCCTGTTCGGTCGATTCCGCACGGCGACCGACTACGTCCGCGACTGGTCGACGTGGCGTGACCTCCCCGAGACGCGACGCGCGTTCCTGCGCTGGGTCGAGGGGGCCGACGACCTGGACATCGAGGAGCGCTACGCGGCGCTGCGCGGCGACGGGATTCGACGGCGGTGGGGGCAGTTGCTCCTCACCGTCAGTCTGGAGCGGGGACACCGCTCCTACGACCTCCGCCACGAGGACGACGCGGACCGCTCGACCGACGAGTTGACCACCCACGACGACCCGCTCGACGCCCGCCACCTCGCCACCGAGGACGACGACGGGCGCTACCGGCCGCTGAAGACCGCCCCCACCCTCCGGACGGGGTGGGTGTTCCCCGACCTCTCGGGCGAGGAGGTCGTCGAGGCCATCGACTACTTCTACCCGGCGACGGTCGCCAACTGGCACCGCGAGCGCGAGGGAGCCCTCGACGTCACCCACTGGCGCGAGACCGCGGAGCGCCAGACCGGCATCTACGACGTCGTCGACGAACTCTCCGGCGAGCAGGTGGAGTGGCTCGCGCAGTCCTGTTGCGTCGATTCGCAGTGTCTCAAACGGCGGATGTGGGACGAGGAGGAGGGAGCGGAACTCGACGTTCCGCGCGGCGAGGGGGCGTTCCCCTGCCGCGAGCCGTGTTCGCTGGTCGTCGCCGCCGCGCGCAAGTGGACGACGCTGGAGCGAGAGGAGGCCCGCGAGTACACCTTCACGCTCACGCCGAGCGAGAAGGAGCAGGTCGAGGACCTCGTCGATGCGGTCGCGGACGGCCGGGTCGGGGAGATACGCGAGGCCGACGTCTACGAGGGGGCGAACCGCTACCGGGCGCGCTACCTCCGGGCGAAACGCTTCGACGACGAGGGGAACCTCTCGGGCGTGCCGACCGACGACGAGGAAGCGGACTGA
- a CDS encoding CbiX/SirB N-terminal domain-containing protein, whose protein sequence is MSQALVIVAHGSHLNPDSSTPTFDHADTIRAAGAFDEVREAFWKEEPSFREVLRTVESEEVFVVPLFISEGYFTEQVIPRELRLDGWDVAEWDSDGTDASHVTLTAADVEKTVHYCGPVGTHDAMSDVIVQRAQSVTGDPDVGEGFGLAVVGHGTERNENSAKAIHYHAERIRESGRFAEVEALFMDEDPEVDDVAEFFESDDVVVVPLFVADGFHTQEDIPEDMGLTDDYRTGYDVPATVDGTDIWYAGAVGTEALMADVILERAADAGADVRDAISRVRAETGGAVGD, encoded by the coding sequence ATGTCGCAGGCGCTCGTCATCGTCGCCCACGGCTCGCACCTGAACCCCGATTCGAGCACGCCGACGTTCGACCACGCGGACACGATCCGCGCCGCCGGCGCGTTCGACGAGGTCCGCGAGGCCTTCTGGAAGGAGGAACCGTCGTTCCGGGAGGTACTCCGGACGGTCGAGTCGGAGGAGGTGTTCGTCGTCCCGCTGTTCATCAGCGAGGGCTACTTCACCGAGCAGGTCATCCCCCGGGAACTCCGCCTCGACGGCTGGGACGTCGCCGAGTGGGACTCCGACGGGACGGACGCGAGTCACGTCACCCTCACCGCGGCGGACGTCGAGAAGACCGTCCACTACTGCGGGCCGGTCGGCACCCACGACGCGATGAGCGACGTCATCGTCCAGCGCGCCCAGTCGGTGACCGGCGACCCCGACGTGGGGGAGGGCTTCGGCCTCGCCGTCGTCGGTCACGGCACCGAGCGCAACGAGAACAGCGCGAAGGCCATCCACTATCACGCAGAGCGCATCCGGGAGTCGGGGCGCTTCGCGGAGGTGGAGGCGCTGTTCATGGACGAGGACCCCGAGGTGGACGACGTCGCCGAGTTCTTCGAGAGCGACGACGTGGTCGTCGTCCCGCTGTTCGTCGCCGACGGCTTCCACACCCAGGAGGACATCCCCGAGGACATGGGCCTCACCGACGACTACCGCACCGGCTACGACGTGCCGGCGACGGTCGACGGGACGGACATCTGGTACGCCGGCGCCGTCGGCACCGAGGCGCTGATGGCCGACGTCATCCTCGAACGCGCCGCCGACGCCGGCGCCGACGTGCGCGACGCCATCTCGCGGGTCCGCGCCGAGACGGGCGGCGCGGTGGGCGACTGA
- the cysS gene encoding cysteine--tRNA ligase has translation MTLRVTNTLTGEREPFEARDGEVLLYVCGLTVSDPAHLGHARLWTHADVVHRWLDHSGYDVRHVENFTDVNEKIVARIGELGDDEASVAHDAVGRTIADMRALNLKRAEVYPRVSEHVPEILDLVETLVESDHAYEADGSVYFDTSTFPDYGKLSNQSTEDLEAQAPENERAEKRNPTDFALWKAGGVDPVTVADHRHEGAGAASPEVACEGAQTWDSPWGEGRPGWHIECSAMSMAHLGETLDIHMGGQDLVFPHHENEIAQSEAATGEEFVRYWLHVRLLEMEGEKMSSSLGNFWTVADAVERLGGDVVRTFLLSTAYDSRQTYSEATIAEAEERWERLDRAHERAVAALDGPDAYATVTDDALRTGVEEATTDFAAAMDEDFNTREGLAALLDVARAVNRHLDGHGTYDYRGLREAVEAFETLGGDVLGLTFGEGGDEGTVTVAGEVVDLLLGVREREREAGNYDRADDIRESLEALGVEVEDTDEGPTFRLP, from the coding sequence ATGACCCTACGCGTGACCAACACGCTCACGGGCGAGCGCGAGCCCTTCGAGGCGCGCGACGGCGAGGTCCTCCTCTACGTCTGCGGTCTCACGGTCTCTGACCCGGCGCACCTCGGCCACGCCCGCCTGTGGACTCACGCCGACGTCGTCCACCGCTGGCTCGACCACTCGGGCTACGACGTCAGGCACGTCGAGAACTTCACCGACGTGAACGAGAAGATCGTCGCACGGATCGGCGAACTCGGCGACGACGAGGCGAGCGTCGCCCACGACGCCGTCGGCCGGACCATCGCGGACATGCGCGCGCTCAACCTCAAGCGGGCGGAGGTCTACCCCCGCGTCTCCGAACACGTCCCCGAGATACTCGACCTCGTGGAGACGCTCGTCGAGTCGGACCACGCCTACGAGGCCGACGGCTCGGTCTACTTCGACACCTCGACGTTCCCCGACTACGGGAAGCTCTCGAACCAGTCCACGGAGGACCTCGAAGCGCAGGCGCCCGAGAACGAACGCGCCGAGAAGCGCAACCCGACCGACTTCGCGCTCTGGAAGGCCGGCGGGGTCGACCCCGTGACGGTCGCCGACCACCGCCACGAGGGGGCGGGGGCCGCCTCGCCCGAGGTCGCGTGCGAGGGCGCACAGACGTGGGACTCGCCGTGGGGCGAGGGGCGTCCCGGCTGGCACATCGAGTGCTCGGCGATGTCGATGGCGCACCTGGGCGAGACGCTCGACATCCACATGGGCGGTCAGGACCTCGTCTTCCCCCACCACGAGAACGAGATCGCCCAGAGCGAGGCGGCGACGGGCGAGGAATTCGTGCGCTACTGGCTCCACGTCCGCCTGCTGGAGATGGAGGGCGAGAAGATGAGTTCGAGCCTCGGGAACTTCTGGACGGTCGCGGACGCCGTCGAGCGACTGGGCGGCGACGTCGTACGCACCTTCCTGCTCTCGACGGCCTACGACAGCCGCCAGACCTACTCGGAGGCGACCATCGCCGAGGCGGAGGAGCGCTGGGAGCGTCTCGACCGCGCCCACGAGCGCGCGGTGGCAGCCCTCGACGGACCGGACGCCTACGCGACGGTGACCGACGACGCGCTTCGAACAGGGGTCGAGGAGGCGACGACGGACTTCGCGGCCGCGATGGACGAGGACTTCAACACCCGCGAGGGACTCGCCGCCCTCCTCGACGTCGCCCGCGCGGTCAACCGCCACCTCGACGGACACGGGACCTACGACTACCGGGGGCTCCGGGAGGCGGTCGAGGCGTTCGAGACGCTCGGCGGGGACGTCCTCGGCCTCACCTTCGGCGAGGGAGGGGACGAGGGGACGGTCACCGTCGCCGGCGAGGTGGTCGACCTGTTGCTCGGCGTGCGCGAGCGCGAGCGCGAGGCGGGCAACTACGACCGCGCCGACGACATCCGCGAGTCGCTGGAGGCCCTCGGCGTCGAGGTGGAGGACACCGACGAGGGGCCGACGTTCCGGTTGCCGTAG
- the corA gene encoding magnesium/cobalt transporter CorA, translating to MISALAYDSGAVEPRTVEGSADLSAMKAEDGTTWVDATDATETELRLVADVFGIHPLAVEDVLNNVRPKAEDFTEYTFLLVKEAELTRGDRPFDEEVRDEPLGVFIGPDWVCTLSLSPIEAVGRVWSAVTLWDERLLQRGADYTAYRVVDAVVDRYFDLLDRIETQIEHIEEAVLVSTDIETLERINAVRRDLLAFRKVTWPTREAVGSLARGDTAHVRPEMEKYFRDVSDHLVHIVDLTETYRDLTSGARDIYLNTLSQSTNEVMKRLTVVATVFLPLTFIAGVYGMNFADSRYNMPELGWTYGYPAAMLGMALVALVMFAYFREQAYL from the coding sequence GTGATAAGCGCGCTCGCCTACGACTCGGGCGCGGTCGAACCTCGAACCGTCGAGGGGTCGGCCGACCTCTCGGCGATGAAAGCCGAGGACGGCACCACCTGGGTCGACGCGACCGACGCCACCGAGACGGAACTGCGTCTGGTCGCCGACGTCTTCGGCATCCACCCGCTGGCGGTCGAGGACGTACTCAACAACGTCCGGCCGAAGGCCGAGGATTTCACCGAGTACACGTTCCTCCTCGTGAAGGAGGCCGAACTCACGCGGGGGGACCGGCCGTTCGACGAGGAGGTGCGCGACGAACCCCTCGGCGTCTTCATCGGGCCGGACTGGGTGTGTACGCTCTCGCTGTCGCCCATCGAGGCGGTCGGGCGCGTCTGGTCGGCCGTGACGCTGTGGGACGAGCGTCTCCTCCAGCGCGGGGCCGACTACACCGCCTACCGGGTCGTCGACGCCGTCGTGGACCGCTACTTCGACCTGCTCGACCGCATCGAGACGCAGATAGAACACATCGAGGAGGCCGTCCTCGTCTCGACCGACATCGAGACCCTGGAGCGCATCAACGCGGTCCGCCGCGACCTCCTCGCCTTCCGGAAGGTGACGTGGCCGACGCGCGAGGCCGTCGGGTCGCTCGCCCGCGGCGACACCGCTCACGTGCGCCCGGAGATGGAGAAGTACTTCCGCGACGTCTCCGACCACCTCGTCCACATCGTCGACCTCACGGAGACGTACCGCGATCTGACGAGCGGCGCGCGCGACATCTACCTCAACACGCTCTCACAGTCGACCAACGAGGTGATGAAGCGCCTCACCGTCGTCGCCACCGTCTTCCTCCCGCTGACGTTCATCGCCGGCGTCTACGGGATGAACTTCGCCGACAGCCGCTACAACATGCCCGAACTCGGCTGGACCTACGGCTATCCCGCCGCAATGCTCGGGATGGCGCTCGTCGCGCTCGTCATGTTCGCGTACTTCCGCGAGCAGGCGTACCTCTGA